The Flavobacterium commune genome contains the following window.
TATCAATTATAGGAATAAGAAATTTCAGCCGATAGTTTCCGATGAAGAAATAAAAAGAAAGATTGAAGAGCCGAGAGATAATTTAATGAAATGTCAGGAGACTCTTTTGGATTTTGAAAAAAATGCAAATAATCTCAATAAAAGCAGTATTGATGATTTAAAACAGGCAATATCCAAAAGACTGGAGAATTCAGAAGAACATTTGAAATTTGTTAACTCATATCTTACTAAGCCTGCCTTAGTTAGAAAAACAATGTTTTATACAGTCGTTAAGAGACCTGTATCCAGGGTTATAAATTAGATTTTGTTGTATTTGACCTGCATGGTGGTTCCTTTACCAATTTCAGAATGTAAAACTTTGATGTTTCCTTTGTGGTATTCTTTTACGATTCGTTTGGTTAAAGAAAGTCCTAATCCCCAGCCTCTTTTTTTAGTGGTAAATCCCGGTTCGAAAATGGTATTGAATTGATTTTTAGGGATTCCGCTGCCGCTATCAGTAACATTAATTCTTACATACAGTGGTTCTTCTTCTATGGAAACGGCAATTTTTCCTTTTCCTTTCATCGCATCGATGGCATTTTTTATTAAATTTTCTATAGTCCAGCTGTGCAAAGTAGGATTGAGCATGGTGTAGATTTCGGATTTCGGACTTTCAAAAGAAAATTCAATTTGCTTAGAAAATCGGGATTGTAGGTAGTTGTAGGTTTTTAAAGTTTCTTCTATAATGTTGCTTTTTTCTAGAACTGGTTCGGAGCCTATTTTTGAAAAACGATCGGTAATGGTTTGCAATCGATCAACATCTTTTTCGATTTCGATTGTGGTTGTGGGGTCAATATTCTCTGTTTTTAAGATTTCGACCCAGCCAATTAATGAAGACAGGGGCGTGCCTATTTGATGGGCAGTTTCTTTTGCCATTCCCGCCCAAAGTTTGTTTTGAGTGGCAATTTTAGTACTGCGATAAAAATAATACATCAGAGCTGAGAATAAGAAAATAATCAGCAATAAGGCGATAGGGTAATATTTTAGTTTGTTTAGTAAAGCCGAGTTTCCATAATACCATTTCTGGTATTTGTTAGGCGCATATTCAATGATAATTGGGTCATTTTCTTTCTTTAATTGGGATAAAAAATCCATAGCTTTCGATTTATTTTTTACTATGGCTTCATCAATGTTAATGGTGTTGATAATGCTGTCATTTTCGGTAAGAATGACAGGAATAGAAGTGTTATTTTTAAAAATTTGAAGCGGAAGTTCCACATCGGTATTTTCATCGGCGTTGATGAGTGTTTTTTGGGCTTTGGCCAAAAGATTCATCTTGAGACGTTCTTCATTTTTAAAAATCTGAAAAAAAGTATAGGTATTCCATAGGATCAAGGAAATGATAAGAAATGAAGTAAAAATAAGTATCCATCTTCCGGTACTTCTTTTGTCAGAAAATTGCATGCGCTATATTTTGAACCATAAATATAACGAAATATACGTACTATTGTTTTAGTTCGCTTTAAAGTTTTTTATGTGGTTTCTTCTTAAGAAAATATTATAAGTAAAGTCGAAATCTCATTGCTTGACAAGGAATTAAAAATTAAAATTAAAATTGTAAAACAAACATTGTGGTCAGATAGAAGAAGTTATTATATTTGTATATCAAATGTTTTTCTATTGTGTTTTTGCATTCAATTGATTTTGAGCTTGTAAAATTCGAATGGGAAGCTTGTTTTCTGGTTTAGGAATGCTTTTGAAAAATAATATTATATAACAGTTAAAATAACGAAGATGGAAGTTACAGGGAAAATTAAAGTTGTTAATCCAGAGCAACAAGTTAGTGCATCATTTAGAAAAAGAGAAGTAGTTGTAACTACAGAGGAGCAATATCCTCAACATATAATGATTGAGTTTACACAAGATAAATGTGATTTGTTGAACAATTACAATATTGGTGAAGCAGTAAAAGTATCTATCAATTTAAGAGGTAGAGAATGGGTAAATCCACAAGGAGAAACAAGATATTTTAACAGTATCCAAGGTTGGAGAATCGAAAAAATGGCTGCAGAAGCTCCTGCTGCTGCGCCAATGCCTGCTGCTCCTGCATTTGCACCAGCTACCAACTTAAACGAAGACGAACCGGACGATTTGCCGTTCTAAGAATTAAAAAAGTCAGAAGTCCCGATAGCTATCGGGAGAAGTCAGAAGTTTGAGTTTACTTGAATTTCTGACTTTTTTGTTTTGCCATTGATTTTTGAAATTTAAGCATGTATTATTTATCTCAAGACTTATTTTTTCCGCCTGTTCATTTAGCCCATTCCTCTGGAATTATAGGCTTAGGTGGCGATTTGTCTCCTGAGAGATTGCAATTGGCTTATCATAGCGGAATTTTTCCTTGGTTTGAAGATGGGGAACCTATTACCTGGTGGTCGCCAAATCCCAGAATGGTTTTGTTTCTGGATGAATTGGTAGTTTCTAAAAGCATGCGTAATATCCTGAACAGGAAAATGTTCAAAGTGACTTTCAATCAGAATTTCAGGGATGTGATTTCTAATTGTCAAAACATAAAACGGGAGGGTCAAAACGGAACCTGGATTACTAATGACATGATTGAAGCCTATTGTAAACTCAATGAATTAGGAATAGCCAAATCGGTTGAGGTTTGGCAGAATGATGAACTCGTTGGTGGTTTATATGGAGTCGATTTGGGACACATTTTTTGTGGAGAAAGTATGTTTTCTTCGGTTTCCAATGCTTCTAAAGTAGCTTTTATAGCCTTAGTTGAGAAACTTAAAAATGAGAATTACAAACTCCTCGATTGTCAGGTTTATAATTCTCATCTTGAAAGTTTAGGCTGTCGCGAAATTGAACGCGATGAGTTTATGACAATTTTAAAAAGTTAATTTAGTAAAACTCCAATCCAGGGTTTTATATAAGACCAATTCATTTTTTAAACCCGGTAAACCGATAATTAATTTCAAGGTTTCGTGTGCCATCATGGTGCCAATCATCCCCGGTAAAGTACCAAGCACGCCATTAAAACTACAATTAGGTACATCTTTAGGGTTAGGAGGTTCAGGAAATAAATCACGTAGATTTTTGCTTCCCTGATGATTAAAAACAGCTAACTGACCTTCGAAACCTAAAATACTGCCATAAACCAAAGGTTTTCCTAAAGTTACGCAATTATCATTCACTAAATAGCGGGTACTAAAATTATCAGAACCATCGACTACGATATCAAAATCAGCAATAATTCTGGAAGCATTTTCAGCGGTTAGTTTTTCTTCGAAAGCCAAAACTGTAATTAACGGATTTAGTTTTTCGATAGTCGCTTTTGCTGTATTGGCTTTGCTTAATCCTAGTTGCTCTTCGGTATATAAAATTTGACGGTGAAGATTATGAATTTCGATAGTGTCAAAATCTACAATGCCAATGGTTCCAACACCTGCAGGAGCCAGATATTGTAAAATAGGACAGCCTAAACCGCCGGCACCAATAACAAGTACTTTGGCATTTTTTAATTTTTCTTGTCCTTCTTCTCCAATTTCAGGTAAAATTACCTGGCGATTGTATCTTAAAAAATCTTGTATTAAGCTCATCACATCTGCAATCTAAAATCGTTAATCTAAAATTTAAAATCAAAAGTTCTATCCCAATCTTTCCAAACAGATTCGTATCCTCTTTCGGTAATAATTTTTGCAATTTCTGCAACAGAACGTTCATCACTAATTTCAAATTGCTCTAATGATTGTGGGTCAACCACATAACCTCCTGGATTAGTTTTAGAACCGGCACTCATACTGGTAGTTCCAATCGGAATAATGTTATCTCTGAATTTTTCATTCTCGCGGGTAGAAATTGAAATTTCCACATCTTCATTCCACAAACGGTAAGCACAAATTAGTTGGGTTAAATCCTTATCGTCCATGATAAAATTAGGTTCGATAATTCCTTCGGCAGGACGCAGTCTTGGAAACGAAACTGCGTATTTGGTTCTCCAATAAGTCTTTTGCAAATAATCCAAATGCAAGGCATTAAAGAAACTGTCAGTGCGCCAATCTTCCAAACCTAATAAAACGCCCAATCCAATTTTGTGAATACCCGCTTTCCCAATTCGGTCAGGAGTGTCAAGACGGAAATCAAAATTTGATTTCTTGCCTTTGGTATGGTATTTTTTATATACTTCCTGATGGTAGGTTTCCTGATAGACTAAAACCGAATAGACTCCTGCTTCATGCAATCGCTCGTATTCTTCCTGTGAAAGTGGTTGTACTTCGACAGAAATAATAGAGAATTGTTCTCTTATTTGTTCAATTGCATTCAGGAAGTAATTGATGTTTACGGTGTAATTGGCTTCGCCGGTAACCAATAAAACATGATCAAATCCTGCTTTTTTCAAGGCTTCGGCTTCGATTTTTATTTCCGAATCCGTGAGGGTTTTTCGTTTGATTTTGTTATCCAGACTAAAACCACAATAGGTGCAAATGTTTTGGCATTCATTACTTAGATACAACGGAGCATACATCTGAATCGTTTTACCAAATCTTTTTTTGGTCAATTCATGACTTAATTGCGCCATTTGTTCCAAATACGGCTGAGCAGCAGGAGAAATTAAAGTCAAAAAATCATCAAGATTTCTTTTTGATTTCGACAATGATTGTTCTACTTGCCTGGCTGTAGTAGTATAAATTTTGGATTGAATTTCGTTCCAGTTGTATTGTTCAAAAACCGATTTAAATGTTGTCATAGTTTTTAACCGCAAAGGGCGCAAAGATTTACGCAAAGTTCACTAAGCTTTGCGTTCTTGGCGCTTTGCTTTGCGAACTTTGCGGTTGAAAAATTATTCATATAAAAACGACGTCAATGGACTTGATGCTATTGCATGCGAGTATTGCTGTCCCAGTTTGGCTTCGTAGGCTTTTCTTCCTGCAATTACAGCTTCTTTGAATGCTTCAGCCATCATTTTTGGATTTCCGGCTACTGCAATTGCGGTGTTTACTAAAACGGCATCGGCACCCAGTTCCATAGCTTTGGCAGCATCTGATGGTGCTCCAATTCCCGCATCAATAATCACAGGAACCTTAGATTGTTCGATGATAATTTCCAGGAAATCGATAGTTTTTAGTCCTTTGTTGCTTCCTATTGGTGATCCCAAAGGCATTACAGCTGCTGTTCCGGCATCTTCTAATCTTTTACATAAAACGGGATCGGCGTGGATGTAAGGCAAAACGATAAATCCTAATTTGGCCAACTCCTCGGTGGCTTTCAAGGTTTCGATTGGATCGGGTAGCAGGTATCTTGGGTCGGGATGAATTTCGAGTTTTAACCAATTTGTTTCCAGTGCTTCTCTTGCCAATTGTGCTGCAAAAACGGCTTCCTTAGCATTTCTGGCTCCCGAAGTATTGGGTAATAAATTGATTCTGGGATGTTTTAAATGTGATAAAATAGCATCGGTATCGGTTTCTAAATCGACACGTTTTAAGGCAACCGTAACTAATTCGCTCCCAGAAGCCAAGATAGCTTCTTCCATTTGGAGATTCGAACCAAATTTCCCTGTTCCTAAAAACAAGCGCGATTGCAGTTCTTTATCGCCAATTTTAAACAATGACGTTTCCATATAATTTTTCGTTAAGTTCAGTTATTAATTTTGTTTTGCTATCGCTTTCAGTAATCAAACCTGAAACGGCAATACCATGAATTCCTGTTTTGATGATGGATTCCACATCGTCAGTCAGGATGCCTCCAATAGCATAAATAGGTGTTTTTATTTGTTGCTCTTGCAGCTGACTCAGGATGTTTTGGTAGCCCTCTAATCCTAAAATCGGACTTAATTTTTCTTTGGTTTTTGTGAAACGAAAAGGACCTAAGCCAATATAGTCCGCACCTTGATTGATGTGTTTTTGAATATCCTCAAAAGTATTTGCTGTGCCACCAATGATTTTTTGGTTACCCAGAATTGCTCTTGCATTGGCTATTTTCATGTCGCTTAGTCCTAAATGAACGCCGTCGGCATCAATTTCCAGCACTAGTGGTACATTGTCGTTGATGATAAATGTGGCTGAGTATTGGTTGCACAAGATTTTTACGGCTTCCGCCAAAGTAAATGTATCTTCTGAAGTAGCATTTTTGAAACGCATTTGAATCCATTGACAGCCATGCTCTAAAGCTTGCTGAATGTTGTGCAATTGTGCTTCAATTGTGTTTCCTTGCGATATGTATTGTAAACGCTTATACATAATGATGTCCTAATTGTGATGGGTTTGACAATAAAAAGTTTTCCGTATAATTTTTGCCGTTTTTGCAGGCAGTTAAAAGCTCTTGTTCTAAGGCCAGATTAGCGGTTATAGCTGCCGATAATACACAACCCGAACCGTGTTTTGGATATATTTCAGTGTTTTTTGGCGAAAGCCTGAAAGATTGATTTGGTGTATGCAAATAATCAGTACCAACTTCCGTGGGATGATGTCCTCCTTTTAATAAAATAGAGCAGTTTTTGGATAGTTTTTCAGCAATAAGTTCGACTGATTTTTCCTTGGAATCCAATTTTAAAATTTCATAATAATTGGGTGTTATCAGTTCTATTTCGTTCAACACTGCAATCAAATCGTTTTGATTTTCAATAGTCAAAAAGTCAAATTCAGTAGTAGATCTTAAAACCGTATCCCACACTATTTTGGTTTTTGGCGAAAGCTTTTTTATCGAAAAAACAATCGATTTTAAATAGTCTAATGAAGGAACAATTCCGATTTTTACTGCTTTTACAGGATATTTTTGGAATAATACTTCAATACTTCGCAAAACAAAATCAAGAGCCGTCCATTGCATTTCAAAAAAATCACTCTCGGTTTGAATGGTATTGCCTGTATTAATGGCAAATCCATAAACCCGATGTTGTTCGAATGTTTTGATATCTGCCAAAACTCCTGCGCCGGCTGAAGGATCAAAACCCGCAATGCTTAATACGAAAGGACGATTTGTTGACATGATTCAAAATTTTTAATTGGATTTTCCGTGTTCCAAATGTTTCCTAAAAGAGCAACATCATCAAAGCCTTTTTCTAGAGTTTGTTTAATATTTGCTGCCGAAATTCCTCCCAAAGCCACTGTTTTTGTGTTGAAATTAGTTCTGTTTTTAATTTCTTCGAATAAATTTGTTTTTGGGACATAGTTTTCTTTTGAAATAGAAGGAAAAACAGGACTCAAAAAAGCATAATCAAAATCATCAGACAACACATTAAATTCTTCGATAGAATGTGTTGAAGTAGATACTGTAAAGTCTTCAGATTTTTGAAAGCTGTCAGGTCTATTCGTTGAAGGAAAATGAATCCGGATAACTCCTAAATCTTCCGCCAATTGATGATGACTGTGTAAAACGAGTTTGCTGCGATATTCTAATCCAATAGCAGTTACAAAAGCTTTCATTTCCTCCTCTGAAAAATCAGGTTTTCGAACATGAAACAATTCCAATCCACGCTCGAAAAGAGCATGGATGGTATTGATTTCGTTAGATATCGCTGTTGGATTGGATATTACTATCATTTTAAGTTAGAAGTTAGAGGTGGGAAGTTAGAAGTGAAGTTTTAACTTCCCTCTTCCAACTCCCAGCTTCCCTCTTTTTAGATATAGATTTCTTTTCCTTGCTCAATAAACTCCTCTGATTTCTCCTGCATCCCTTTTTTAGCTTCTTCAACATCGCGGATTTCCTGAGATATTTTCATTGAACAGAATTTTGGGCCACACATAGAACAGAAATGCGCTACTTTAGCTCCGTCAGCAGGTAAGGTTTCATCGTGGAATTCACGGGCTGTATCAGGGTCAAGAGCTAAGTTGAATTGGTCTTCCCAACGGAATTCAAAACGGGCTTTACTCAACGCATTGTCGCGGTATTGTGCTCCAGGATGTCCTTTAGCCAAGTCAGCAGCGTGAGCTGAGATTTTATAGGTGATAACTCCGTCTTTTACGTCTTTTTTGTTTGGTAAGCCAAGGTGTTCTTTTGGTGTAACATAACACAACATTGCACAGCCATACCAGCCAATCATTGCCGCACCAATGGCAGAAGTGATGTGGTCATAACCAGGAGCAATATCGGTAGTTAATGGTCCAAGGGTGTAAAATGGCGCTTCAGAACAGTGCTCTAATTGTTTGTCCATATTCTCTTTAATCATGTGCATTGGTACGTGACCCGGTCCTTCAATAAATACCTGAACATCGTGTTTCCAGGCAATTTTTGTCAGTTCGCCTAAAGTTTCCAATTCGGCAAATTGTGCTGCATCATTCGCATCGGCAATAGAACCCGGGCGTAAACCATCTCCAAGAGAGAAAGCCACATCATATTGTTTCATGATTTCGCAGATTTCTTCAAAATGCGTGTACAAGAAGTTTTCTTTGTGATGAAACAAACACCATTTAGCCATAATCGAACCTCCACGAGATACAATTCCCGTTACACGATTAGCTGTTAAATGAATATATCTTAACAGTACTCCTGCGTGAATAGTGAAATAAGAGACTCCTTGTTCAGCCTGTTCAATCAAAGTATCACGGAAAATTTCCCAAGTTAAATCTTCGGCAATACCGTTTACTTTTTCCAAAGCCTGGTAAATTGGCACCGTCCCAATTGGCACCGGAGAGTTACGGATAATCCATTCTCTGGTTTCGTGGATGTTTTTTCCAGTTGATAAATCCATAATGGTATCAGCTCCCCAACGGCAAGCCCAAACCGCTTTTTCTACTTCTTCTTCGATAGACGAAGTAACGGCACTGTTTCCGATATTAGCATTGATTTTTACCAGGAAGTTACGTCCCACAATCATCGGCTCACTTTCAGGGTGGTTGATGTTGTTAGGGATGATGGCACGTCCTGCTGCAATTTCAGAGCGTACAAATTCAGGAGTGATTTTGCTTTTTGGAGTATTGGCTCCAAAACTATGTCCTGCATGTTGGCATTGCATTGCTTTTTGTGCCGTTTCTAATTGCTCGATGCGTTGGTTTTCACGAATGGCAATGTATTCCATTTCTGGAGTGATAATTCCTTTTTTAGCATAATGCAATTGCGAAACATTCGCTCCTTTTTTAGCACGCATCGGTTTGTGTAAATATTCAAAACGAAGGTGATTTAGTTTTTCATCATTCAAACGTTCTTTACCGTAATTAGAAGTAATTTCGGTTAATTCTTCCACATCATTACGATCCAGAATCCATTGCTCACGGATGCGAGGTAATCCTTTGCGAACATCAATTTCGATATTTGGATCGGTATAAGGACCTGAAGTATCATAAACTGTTACCGGAGGATTTTTCTCCACACCACCTTTAGAAAGTTTAGTGTCGGATAATTTGATTTCGCGCATAGCCACTTTTATCGGGTGGATTTCACCATCTATGTACACTTTGGTCGAATTCGGGAAGGGTTGTCTGGAAATTTGTTCTTCGTTTGTCATATTTTTAATCTTAATGTTATAAAGTCTATTTTGTTATGGTCAATGGCACACGGATAAGGCGGATTCGCTAAAGCGAAGACACAGATTGATACGGGTTTTTAGTTCCTGAGTTGGAATTTATCCAGCTTTAGGACTGAAAACCGACTACTGCAGTCTGCAAACTGAATATTATCCTCCCTGTGTAGCTGAAATAATTAAAATATCGTCAGTTTCGGATAAGTGGTGACTGTCCCAATTGGATTTTGGAATTACGTTACTGTTTACGGCTACAGCAATGCCATTTTGTTTTTGGGGAATTTCAATATCGAGCAAGGCTTGAATGCTTAGCGCATCTGCTTGAAATTGTTTGATTTGATTGTTGATTTTTAGTTCCATTCTCGTATTTTTTTTAATAAAAAATACTTTAGGAATGGCTACAAAGTGCCCAAAAAATGGGACCACGGAAGTCATCTTACTTTTCCCTACGCTAGTATGAACTAGATCAGGTTCAGAGGGTAAAATCTCAGCCTGCTAATGCAGACACCCCTAAAGTGTGTGACAAATGTAATTAAAAAGTTAGAAAAGAGAAGTTAGAAAAGAGAAGTTTAACAATTTTACATTGAATACATCAAAACTGAACACTGCTTACTGATTTCTTGTCCAACATTCTTCTATGTGGTCGTTAACCATTCCGGTTGCCTGCATGTGAGCGTAGACTACGGTGGAACCTACGAACTTGAATCCGCGTTTTTTTAAATCTTTGCTAATAGCATCTGAAAGGGGAGTGGTAGCGGGAACTTCTTTGAGTGATTTTGGGTTGTTGTCGATAGGTTTTCCTTCGGTAAAAGCCCAGATGTATTTGGAAAAACTGCCAAATTCTTCCTGAACTTTCATAAAGGCAAGGGCATTGGAAACGGCAGCACGGATTTTTAACTGGTTGCGGATAATCCCTGGATTGGTCATGAGTTCCTGAATTTTTTCCTCGGAATAAGTAGCGACTTTTTGATAGTCAAATTGGTCAAAAGCTTCGCGAAAATTTTCTCTTTTTGCCAAAACAGTATACCAACTTAAGCCCGCCTGAAAAGTTTCCAAAATTAAAAATTCAAATAAAGTTGGGTCGTCATAAACAGGTGTTCCCCATTCTTCATCATGGTATTTACGGTATAAATCGTCTTTTTCGCACCAGGCGCAACGTGTTTTTGCTTCCATAATTATTTGCTATGAATGTATTTTTCAATCATCGAATGTCCTAAATAGATTAACGGTGTCAATACTATGGCGATTGTTAGTTTGACGAAATAACCTGTAAATGCTGATGCTATATAGTCGGGAGTGGAGATTTTTCCGGTCATCCAAAAGGCAATTCCCAAAACGATAAAACTATCGAAAAGTTGGGAAATGACAGTGGAACCGGTACTTCGGAGCCAAATCATTTTGTTGCCTGTTTTTTGTTTGAAAAAATGAAAAATGGTTACGTCGATTAACTGCGAGACCATAAAGGCAGTAATGCTTCCGACAATAATCCACATACTTTGCCCAAAAACAGCGTGAAATTGTGCGTCGGTCACTAAACCATCGCCTTTGACAGCTGGAATTTTTAAGGCAAAAAACAATAAAACAAAACAATACGAAATCAAGCAGGCGGTAATTAAAGAAAGTTTTCGAACCCCATCTTTTCCAAAATATTCATTGATTAAGTCGGTGGTAAGGAATACAACTGGCCAGGGTAAAATTCCGATACTCATCAAATAAGGGCCAACGTAAATGAGTTTTCCGCCAATCAATTCGGCGACAACAGCATTGGTGATAAAAATTCCGGCGAGTATTACGTAAACAAGGTCTTTTTTGGATTGAAACATATTTAGGGATTTGATTCAACCAAATTTAGTTTCTTTATTTTGAATTTAGGATTTGAACAAAAGTTAAATTCAAAAAAAAATCCCATTTCGTTTTCTCAAACGAGATGGGATTTTGTATAAGTATAAAATCTAGTTAGATTAACCTAAAGTAACTCTTTTGAAACCTGTAATTTCAACATTGAATCCTTTAACGTAATCACCAACTTTTTTACTATCATCTTTGATGAAGTTTTGGTCTAATAACGCTTTTTCTTGGTCTAAAGTAGTGTTGTCAGAAATGAAACGTTGTACTTTTCCAGGAATAATTTTGTCCCAAATTTGCTCTGGTTTACCTTCAGCTTTTAATTCAGCTTTAGCATCTTCTTCAGCTTGTTTGATAACTTCAGGAGTTAATTGAGAGAAAGAGATGTATTTAGGAACATTTTTCAAAGTTTTTCCTAAACGTGCAGCTTCTTCATTGTCTTTTTCTATAACAGCAATACGAGCAGCAAGTTCAGATTCAACGAAAGCTGGATCAAAATCTTTGTAAGATAATGTATCAGCTCCCATAGAAGCAACTTGCATAGAGATGTCTTTAGTTAAAACTTCAGCATTAGCGATTGGAGCAGAAATAGCTGTTAAAGCAGCAATTTTGTTAACGTGAACATA
Protein-coding sequences here:
- a CDS encoding thiamine phosphate synthase, with the translated sequence MYKRLQYISQGNTIEAQLHNIQQALEHGCQWIQMRFKNATSEDTFTLAEAVKILCNQYSATFIINDNVPLVLEIDADGVHLGLSDMKIANARAILGNQKIIGGTANTFEDIQKHINQGADYIGLGPFRFTKTKEKLSPILGLEGYQNILSQLQEQQIKTPIYAIGGILTDDVESIIKTGIHGIAVSGLITESDSKTKLITELNEKLYGNVIV
- the thiS gene encoding sulfur carrier protein ThiS; the encoded protein is MELKINNQIKQFQADALSIQALLDIEIPQKQNGIAVAVNSNVIPKSNWDSHHLSETDDILIISATQGG
- a CDS encoding hydroxymethylpyrimidine/phosphomethylpyrimidine kinase, whose amino-acid sequence is MSTNRPFVLSIAGFDPSAGAGVLADIKTFEQHRVYGFAINTGNTIQTESDFFEMQWTALDFVLRSIEVLFQKYPVKAVKIGIVPSLDYLKSIVFSIKKLSPKTKIVWDTVLRSTTEFDFLTIENQNDLIAVLNEIELITPNYYEILKLDSKEKSVELIAEKLSKNCSILLKGGHHPTEVGTDYLHTPNQSFRLSPKNTEIYPKHGSGCVLSAAITANLALEQELLTACKNGKNYTENFLLSNPSQLGHHYV
- a CDS encoding DUF3127 domain-containing protein, which produces MEVTGKIKVVNPEQQVSASFRKREVVVTTEEQYPQHIMIEFTQDKCDLLNNYNIGEAVKVSINLRGREWVNPQGETRYFNSIQGWRIEKMAAEAPAAAPMPAAPAFAPATNLNEDEPDDLPF
- a CDS encoding DNA-3-methyladenine glycosylase I, yielding MEAKTRCAWCEKDDLYRKYHDEEWGTPVYDDPTLFEFLILETFQAGLSWYTVLAKRENFREAFDQFDYQKVATYSEEKIQELMTNPGIIRNQLKIRAAVSNALAFMKVQEEFGSFSKYIWAFTEGKPIDNNPKSLKEVPATTPLSDAISKDLKKRGFKFVGSTVVYAHMQATGMVNDHIEECWTRNQ
- a CDS encoding thiazole synthase, with amino-acid sequence METSLFKIGDKELQSRLFLGTGKFGSNLQMEEAILASGSELVTVALKRVDLETDTDAILSHLKHPRINLLPNTSGARNAKEAVFAAQLAREALETNWLKLEIHPDPRYLLPDPIETLKATEELAKLGFIVLPYIHADPVLCKRLEDAGTAAVMPLGSPIGSNKGLKTIDFLEIIIEQSKVPVIIDAGIGAPSDAAKAMELGADAVLVNTAIAVAGNPKMMAEAFKEAVIAGRKAYEAKLGQQYSHAIASSPLTSFLYE
- a CDS encoding HesA/MoeB/ThiF family protein, which encodes MSLIQDFLRYNRQVILPEIGEEGQEKLKNAKVLVIGAGGLGCPILQYLAPAGVGTIGIVDFDTIEIHNLHRQILYTEEQLGLSKANTAKATIEKLNPLITVLAFEEKLTAENASRIIADFDIVVDGSDNFSTRYLVNDNCVTLGKPLVYGSILGFEGQLAVFNHQGSKNLRDLFPEPPNPKDVPNCSFNGVLGTLPGMIGTMMAHETLKLIIGLPGLKNELVLYKTLDWSFTKLTF
- the thiC gene encoding phosphomethylpyrimidine synthase ThiC; its protein translation is MTNEEQISRQPFPNSTKVYIDGEIHPIKVAMREIKLSDTKLSKGGVEKNPPVTVYDTSGPYTDPNIEIDVRKGLPRIREQWILDRNDVEELTEITSNYGKERLNDEKLNHLRFEYLHKPMRAKKGANVSQLHYAKKGIITPEMEYIAIRENQRIEQLETAQKAMQCQHAGHSFGANTPKSKITPEFVRSEIAAGRAIIPNNINHPESEPMIVGRNFLVKINANIGNSAVTSSIEEEVEKAVWACRWGADTIMDLSTGKNIHETREWIIRNSPVPIGTVPIYQALEKVNGIAEDLTWEIFRDTLIEQAEQGVSYFTIHAGVLLRYIHLTANRVTGIVSRGGSIMAKWCLFHHKENFLYTHFEEICEIMKQYDVAFSLGDGLRPGSIADANDAAQFAELETLGELTKIAWKHDVQVFIEGPGHVPMHMIKENMDKQLEHCSEAPFYTLGPLTTDIAPGYDHITSAIGAAMIGWYGCAMLCYVTPKEHLGLPNKKDVKDGVITYKISAHAADLAKGHPGAQYRDNALSKARFEFRWEDQFNLALDPDTAREFHDETLPADGAKVAHFCSMCGPKFCSMKISQEIRDVEEAKKGMQEKSEEFIEQGKEIYI
- a CDS encoding sensor histidine kinase, producing the protein MQFSDKRSTGRWILIFTSFLIISLILWNTYTFFQIFKNEERLKMNLLAKAQKTLINADENTDVELPLQIFKNNTSIPVILTENDSIINTINIDEAIVKNKSKAMDFLSQLKKENDPIIIEYAPNKYQKWYYGNSALLNKLKYYPIALLLIIFLFSALMYYFYRSTKIATQNKLWAGMAKETAHQIGTPLSSLIGWVEILKTENIDPTTTIEIEKDVDRLQTITDRFSKIGSEPVLEKSNIIEETLKTYNYLQSRFSKQIEFSFESPKSEIYTMLNPTLHSWTIENLIKNAIDAMKGKGKIAVSIEEEPLYVRINVTDSGSGIPKNQFNTIFEPGFTTKKRGWGLGLSLTKRIVKEYHKGNIKVLHSEIGKGTTMQVKYNKI
- a CDS encoding thiamine phosphate synthase, with the translated sequence MIVISNPTAISNEINTIHALFERGLELFHVRKPDFSEEEMKAFVTAIGLEYRSKLVLHSHHQLAEDLGVIRIHFPSTNRPDSFQKSEDFTVSTSTHSIEEFNVLSDDFDYAFLSPVFPSISKENYVPKTNLFEEIKNRTNFNTKTVALGGISAANIKQTLEKGFDDVALLGNIWNTENPIKNFESCQQIVLSY
- the aat gene encoding leucyl/phenylalanyl-tRNA--protein transferase, with the translated sequence MYYLSQDLFFPPVHLAHSSGIIGLGGDLSPERLQLAYHSGIFPWFEDGEPITWWSPNPRMVLFLDELVVSKSMRNILNRKMFKVTFNQNFRDVISNCQNIKREGQNGTWITNDMIEAYCKLNELGIAKSVEVWQNDELVGGLYGVDLGHIFCGESMFSSVSNASKVAFIALVEKLKNENYKLLDCQVYNSHLESLGCREIERDEFMTILKS
- the thiH gene encoding 2-iminoacetate synthase ThiH — protein: MTTFKSVFEQYNWNEIQSKIYTTTARQVEQSLSKSKRNLDDFLTLISPAAQPYLEQMAQLSHELTKKRFGKTIQMYAPLYLSNECQNICTYCGFSLDNKIKRKTLTDSEIKIEAEALKKAGFDHVLLVTGEANYTVNINYFLNAIEQIREQFSIISVEVQPLSQEEYERLHEAGVYSVLVYQETYHQEVYKKYHTKGKKSNFDFRLDTPDRIGKAGIHKIGLGVLLGLEDWRTDSFFNALHLDYLQKTYWRTKYAVSFPRLRPAEGIIEPNFIMDDKDLTQLICAYRLWNEDVEISISTRENEKFRDNIIPIGTTSMSAGSKTNPGGYVVDPQSLEQFEISDERSVAEIAKIITERGYESVWKDWDRTFDFKF